A genomic stretch from Chloroflexota bacterium includes:
- a CDS encoding methyltransferase domain-containing protein, translating to MTAWRRVVEGFSETAENYAHSMAPSLRTMAVSVVQRARLRDGDRILDAGTGTGVGASAALTSGRQVVGVDAAPGMLAIARREVPGARFVEADFAELPFPAGSFHVVISVHALHFAADPVAALREWRRVTTGGGRLSLSVPGPHSALHYRLYDPIYRRHGLHRRVEVPTRGKLLAWARAAGWRHVTVEADPATTIRLAGPDSFERWMRTGSRSIASRALSDERFEALSADLLAATPVGPDGLLHIPFGTLYLTARNQ from the coding sequence GTGACCGCGTGGCGGCGGGTGGTCGAGGGATTCTCGGAGACCGCCGAGAACTACGCCCACAGCATGGCTCCGTCCCTGCGCACCATGGCCGTCTCGGTCGTGCAGCGCGCGCGGCTGCGCGACGGGGACCGGATCCTGGATGCCGGCACCGGCACGGGGGTGGGCGCTTCGGCGGCGCTGACATCGGGGCGCCAGGTCGTCGGCGTGGACGCCGCCCCCGGGATGCTGGCCATTGCGCGACGCGAGGTTCCAGGCGCGCGATTCGTCGAGGCCGATTTCGCGGAGCTGCCCTTCCCCGCCGGCTCGTTCCACGTCGTTATCTCGGTCCACGCGCTGCACTTTGCGGCGGACCCCGTCGCGGCTCTGCGGGAGTGGCGGCGCGTCACGACCGGCGGCGGGCGCCTCTCGCTCTCCGTGCCCGGCCCCCACTCGGCGCTCCACTACCGCCTGTATGACCCGATCTACCGGCGCCATGGGCTGCACCGTCGCGTCGAAGTGCCAACCCGCGGCAAGCTCCTGGCCTGGGCGCGCGCCGCCGGCTGGCGGCATGTCACGGTCGAGGCCGATCCGGCCACCACCATTCGCCTGGCCGGCCCCGATTCCTTCGAGCGCTGGATGCGCACCGGCTCGCGCTCGATTGCCAGTCGTGCCCTCAGCGACGAACGATTCGAGGCCCTCTCCGCCGACCTGCTGGCTGCCACGCCGGTCGGCCCCGATGGCCTGCTCCACATCCCGTTCGGGACGCTCTACCTGACCGCCCGCAACCAGTAG
- a CDS encoding aminotransferase class I/II-fold pyridoxal phosphate-dependent enzyme: MTTEPAAPRVARPTSDFLSDKVRSLQPSGIRRFFDMLAEMKDVISLTIGEPDFVTPEPITRAAIASLEAGETHYTANGGMIELREAIVADLEARYAIQYEPRTELIITVGASEAVDAALRAVCDPGDEVIYHEPSFVAYAPCITLAGGIPVAIATGDETDFQITAAQLEAAITPRTKALFLGYPNNPTGAVLDRAELEKIAAVVERHDLLVISDEIYERLVYGGHEHVPFSALPGMRERTVLIGGFSKSYAMTGWRIGWVAAPADLMVGIAKVHQYGIMCAPTVAQFAALEALRIGEPFVLEMQAEYDRRRQLMTRRLNQMGLLCFEPRGAFYCFPNIARTGMDDETFAQELLREERVAVVPGTAFGPSGADHVRVCYATAYEELVEALDRIERFVKRHP; encoded by the coding sequence ATGACCACCGAACCCGCCGCGCCACGCGTCGCACGCCCGACGTCCGACTTCCTGTCGGACAAGGTCCGCTCCCTCCAACCCTCGGGGATCCGCCGCTTCTTCGACATGCTGGCCGAGATGAAGGACGTGATCAGCCTGACCATCGGCGAGCCCGACTTCGTCACGCCTGAGCCGATCACGCGGGCCGCCATCGCCAGCCTCGAGGCGGGCGAGACCCACTACACCGCCAACGGCGGGATGATCGAGCTGCGCGAGGCGATCGTGGCGGACCTGGAGGCGCGCTACGCGATCCAGTACGAGCCTCGTACCGAGCTGATCATCACGGTCGGCGCATCCGAGGCGGTCGACGCCGCGCTGCGCGCCGTCTGCGACCCCGGCGACGAGGTGATCTATCACGAGCCGTCGTTCGTGGCCTACGCGCCGTGCATCACGCTCGCCGGCGGCATCCCGGTCGCCATCGCCACCGGCGACGAGACCGATTTCCAGATCACCGCCGCGCAGCTGGAGGCGGCCATCACGCCTCGCACCAAGGCGCTCTTCCTGGGCTACCCCAACAACCCGACCGGGGCGGTCCTCGACCGCGCCGAGCTGGAGAAGATCGCGGCCGTGGTCGAGCGGCACGACCTGCTGGTGATCAGCGACGAGATCTACGAGCGGCTGGTGTACGGCGGCCACGAGCACGTGCCGTTCTCGGCGCTCCCCGGCATGCGGGAGCGCACCGTGCTCATCGGTGGCTTCAGCAAGAGCTATGCCATGACCGGCTGGCGCATCGGCTGGGTGGCTGCACCCGCGGACCTGATGGTCGGGATCGCCAAGGTCCACCAGTACGGGATCATGTGCGCACCCACCGTCGCCCAGTTCGCGGCCCTGGAAGCGCTCCGCATCGGTGAGCCATTCGTGCTCGAGATGCAGGCCGAATACGACCGACGCCGGCAGCTGATGACCCGCCGGCTGAACCAGATGGGGCTGCTCTGCTTCGAGCCGCGTGGCGCCTTCTACTGCTTCCCGAACATCGCGCGCACCGGGATGGACGACGAGACGTTCGCCCAGGAGCTGCTGCGCGAGGAGCGCGTGGCGGTCGTGCCCGGCACCGCCTTTGGCCCATCCGGTGCCGATCACGTCCGAGTCTGCTACGCCACCGCCTACGAGGAGCTGGTCGAGGCGCTCGACCGGATCGAGCGGTTCGTCAAGCGCCACCCGTGA